A window from Culex pipiens pallens isolate TS chromosome 3, TS_CPP_V2, whole genome shotgun sequence encodes these proteins:
- the LOC120420460 gene encoding elongator complex protein 1: protein MKNLYRLATQSVTLGSDLPLTASSLFVVDSNNSAVLYVASADSSDYGVFRVDRSGSSVAARLVSVPGEIVGLEHLALSDELCLATAAGEVMVVNLVGEDGGREPEEVTFCGGGLEAMGWSPEQEVVVFVDCTLNVVTMNSAYDPINEVSLQEDTFGDREFMSVGWGKKETQFHGSEGKGARTKKKEEPVEVDLGSLDRRVKISWREDGELFVVGFLGPYGRAFKVFSKEGALQFTSEKCCGLEVALGWRPSGMWIATPQVLQDKYVVALFEKNGLKHREIELPFNRAEEAVEGLHWSNDSEVLIVRTFKTSTAKSCLYFYTIGNYHWYVKQYLEFDKRILGVQWDAKYSEGRTLHVLLENGQYEVSRWDFAVDHSTGQARSDESLVAVIDGPQVLLTNFRGVVVPPPMCGFTLKSDRQINGVGFLRNPEGPWDSNCFFVVDSTNKITFYQPEFTEGTVRRLAGVKTLPKDLELGPGTFSHWLWLRNDLLIVADGSNFVKIFKIVETKLEPQLSLEIGSPGDRIGCIESVSGNAALIELLTGQTFKLTLERGIGLEESTKLPEFCEQLRVHPTGKVYSLRNRQNLYANGVKIASDVTSIFLTERYLLFTTIAELKFVDVANGDAIVGDRRVERGSKLVVVVPKAARTVFQLPRGNLEAITPRVLTLCLVAEHLDGLEYHKAFDILRKERINLNLMVDHNPGLFLENLDRFLEEITNVNWLNLFISDLQNQDVCREMYGSNYAGREVPVIDGYSVETKIEQLCDRFLVAMNKAESNEAYILPKITCYVKKGLLEQALQVIWDLKKAQCQEGAAEEALKYLLYLVEVNDLYNVALGMYDFGLVLFVATKSQKDPKEYLPFLNELKRFDEDYRKFRIDCHLKRFEKAIENISRYADDEPKFQEALQLTIKHGLYPKAIVAYRRHETYYQRICASYGDHLRQNAKQTDASLMYEKAGDYAQAIASARNAVDWGRCLRLARLAGYADDELRRLVQALLPAVQEAGEYRAAARLAKEYLKNDRQAVEILLKDHLFEEALLEADGDLVDKVILPNLDEYLQTLIQKLQSEKEEFLKHKDRLLAVRVEKERRKAEPHHDEEDGRDVEDCDLYSDVSTVASSRHTSSSGRSGKSHRSSKNRRKHERKLLSLKQGNPFEDIALVDALHALVLRICGPDRQHHIRSVCKVAIELDRLGEAKTVQRDYGALFGLVRYSLDAIWIPEMVVPGSGQDVEATAQLTGDLTQVQNVQHYAMIKPHQRYKPDIQSISWQFEVLK from the exons ATGAAGAACCTGTACCGGCTCGCCACCCAGAGCGTCACCCTCGGGTCGGACCTACCACTGACCGCGTCCTCGCTTTTCGTGGTCGATTCCAACAACAGTGCCGTACTTTACGTGGCATCCGCGGATTCGTCGGATTACGGTGTGTTCCGGGTTGATCGGTCCGGTTCGTCGGTAGCGGCTCGGTTGGTGTCGGTTCCCGGGGAGATTGTCGGGCTGGAGCATTTGGCGTTGAGCGATGAGCTGTGCTTGGCGACGGCCGCGGGGGAAGTTATGGTGGTGAACTTGGTGGGGGAGGACGGGGGGAGGGAACCGGAAGAGGTCACCTTTTGCGGTGGGGGGTTGGAGGCCATGGGGTGGAGTCCGGAGCAGGAGGTGGTGGTTTTTGTCGATTG CACTTTGAACGTGGTCACAATGAACAGCGCGTACGATCCGATCAACGAGGTATCGCTGCAGGAGGACACTTTCGGGGATCGGGAGTTTATGAGCGTGGGTTGGGGCAAGAAGGAGACCCAGTTTCACGGGTCGGAGGGAAAGGGAGCGCGTACGAAGAAGAAGGAAGAACCGGTGGAGGTGGATTTGGGATCGCTTGATCGTCGGGTGAAGATCAGCTGGCGCGAGGACGGAGAGTTGTTTGTGGTCGGGTTTTTGGGTCCATACGGGAGGGCGTTCAAGGTGTTTAGCAAGGAGGGTGCGCTGCAGTTTACCTCGGAGAAGTGCTGCGGATTGGAGGTTGCGCTCGGGTGGAGACCTTCCGGGATGTGGATCGCGACTCCGCAGGTCTTGCAGGACAAGTACGTGGTGGCGCTGTTCGAGAAGAATGGGTTGAAGCATCGGGAGATAGAACTCCCGTTCAATCGCGCTGAAGAAGCTGTTGAAGGTCTTCACTGGAGCAACGACTCGGAAGTGCTGATCGTTCGAACCTTCAAGACATCTACGGCTAAAAGTTGCCTGTATTTCTACACGATCGGCAACTACCACTGGTACGTTAAGCAGTACCTGGAGTTTGACAAGCGCATCCTCGGAGTTCAGTGGGATGCAAAGTACTCGGAAGGTCGGACGCTGCACGTCCTGCTGGAGAACGGTCAGTACGAGGTTTCCCGTTGGGACTTTGCCGTCGATCACTCTACAGGTCAAGCGAGAAGTGACGAATCGCTGGTCGCCGTGATCGATGGACCACAGGTCCTACTGACCAACTTCCGAGGGGTCGTTGTCCCTCCGCCAATGTGCGGCTTCACGCTGAAAAGCGATCGTCAAATTAACGGTGTTGGATTTCTGCGAAATCCAGAAGGTCCATGGGATTCCAATTGCTTTTTCGTGGTTGATTCTACCAACAAGATCACCTTCTACCAACCGGAGTTCACGGAGGGGACTGTTCGTCGACTTGCTGGTGTAAAAACTCTTCCAAAAGACCTCGAACTCGGTCCCGGAACCTTCTCGCACTGGTTGTGGCTCCGAAACGATCTGTTGATCGTCGCCGATGGCTCCAACTTTGTCAAGATCTTCAAGATCGTCGAAACCAAGCTCGAGCCGCAACTCTCGCTGGAGATCGGATCGCCAGGCGATCGCATCGGCTGCATCGAGTCGGTCAGCGGCAACGCCGCACTGATCGAACTCCTGACCGGTCAGACGTTCAAGCTCACCTTGGAACGCGGCATCGGACTTGAGGAGTCCACCAAACTGCCCGAGTTCTGCGAGCAGCTGCGAGTTCATCCCACCGGCAAGGTCTACTCGCTCCGAAACCGGCAAAATTTGTACGCCAACGGGGTGAAGATCGCGTCGGACGTAACCTCGATCTTCCTGACGGAGCGCTACCTGCTGTTTACCACGATCGCCGAGTTGAAGTTTGTGGACGTGGCGAACGGTGACGCGATCGTGGGTGATCGTCGCGTCGAGCGCGGCTCCAAGCTGGTGGTGGTCGTGCCGAAGGCGGCCCGCACCGTGTTTCAGCTTCCGCGCGGGAACTTGGAAGCGATCACGCCACGCGTGTTGACGCTGTGCCTGGTGGCGGAACATCTGGACGGGTTGGAGTACCACAAGGCGTTTGATATCCTGAGGAAGGAGCGGATCAACTTGAACTTGATGGTTGATCACAACCCGGGGTTGTTCTTGGAGAATCTTGATCGCTTCCTGGAGGAGATCACCAACGTCAACTGGTTGAATCTGTTCATAAGCGATCTTCAGAATCAGGACGTGTGTCGGGAGATGTACGGCAGTAATTACGCGGGCCGGGAGGTTCCCGTGATCGACGGGTACTCGGTTGAAACCAAGATCGAGCAACTCTGCGATCGCTTCCTAGTAGCAATGAACAAAGCAGAGTCCAACGAAGCTTACATCCTGCCCAAGATCACCTGCTACGTCAAGAAGGGGCTGCTCGAGCAAGCCCTGCAGGTCATCTGGGACCTCAAAAAAGCCCAATGCCAAGAAGGAGCCGCCGAAGAAGCCCTCAAATATCTGCTCTACCTCGTGGAAGTCAACGACCTGTACAACGTAGCCCTCGGAATGTACGACTTTGGTCTCGTCCTCTTCGTCGCAACCAAGTCCCAAAAAGACCCCAAAGAATATCTCCCCTTCCTGAACGAGCTCAAACGCTTCGACGAAGACTACCGCAAGTTCCGCATCGATTGCCACCTTAAACGGTTCGAGAAAGCCATCGAAAACATCTCCCGCTACGCGGACGACGAGCCCAAGTTCCAGGAAGCGCTCCAACTTACCATCAAACACGGACTCTACCCGAAAGCGATCGTCGCCTACCGCAGGCACGAAACCTACTACCAACGAATCTGCGCCAGCTACGGCGACCACCTCCGTCAGAACGCCAAGCAGACGGACGCCAGCTTGATGTACGAAAAGGCCGGAGATTACGCGCAAGCGATCGCATCCGCCCGGAACGCCGTCGATTGGGGCCGCTGTCTGCGACTGGCCCGGCTAGCCGGCTACGCCGACGACGAGCTGCGACGACTTGTGCAAGCGTTGCTTCCGGCCGTGCAGGAAGCGGGCGAGTATCGCGCGGCTGCGCGATTAGCtaaagagtacttgaagaacGATCGGCAAGCGGTCGAAATCTTGCTGAAGGATCACCTGTTTGAAGAGGCGCTTCTCGAAGCCGACGGAGACCTTGTTGACAAAGTTATTCTTCCAAATCTTGACGAATACCTGCAAACGCTCATCCAGAAGCTTCAATCGGAAAAGGAAGAGTTCTTGAAGCACAAGGATCGCCTGCTGGCGGTGAGGGTGGAAAAGGAAAGGAGGAAGGCGGAACCGCACCACGACGAGGAGGACGGTCGGGACGTGGAGGACTGTGATCTGTACTCGGACGTGTCGACGGTGGCCTCGTCAAGGCATACGAGCAGCTCGGGACGGTCGGG CAAATCCCACCGCTCGAGCAAGAACCGCCGCAAGCACGAGCGCAAGCTGCTCAGCCTGAAGCAGGGCAACCCGTTCGAGGACATTGCCCTGGTGGACGCGCTTCACGCGCTCGTCCTTCGAATCTGCGGCCCCGACCGGCAGCACCACATTCGGTCCGTGTGCAAGGTGGCCATCGAGCTGGACAGACTGGGGGAAGCCAAGACGGTTCAGCGGGACTATGGGGCGCTGTTTGGACTGGTGCGGTACTCGCTGGACGCGATCTGGATCCCCGAGATGGTCGTTCCAGGCAGTGGTCAGGATGTGGAAGCGACGGCACAGCTGACGGGGGATTTGACGCAGGTGCAGAACGTGCAGCACTACGCGATGATAA AACCTCATCAACGGTACAAGCCAGATATTCAGAGCATATCGTGGCAGTTTGAAGTGCTGAAGTAA